From the Solirubrobacterales bacterium genome, one window contains:
- a CDS encoding type II toxin-antitoxin system prevent-host-death family antitoxin, protein MAKVTVRELRNRGGQVLDRVEQGEQITVTRDGREVAELRAARKVLPAATLAERFRRLPALDPADLRRDLDEIIDPRV, encoded by the coding sequence ATGGCCAAGGTGACCGTCAGGGAACTTCGCAACCGGGGTGGGCAGGTGCTCGACCGGGTTGAGCAGGGTGAACAGATCACGGTGACCCGGGATGGCCGCGAAGTGGCCGAGCTCAGGGCTGCCCGGAAAGTCCTGCCGGCGGCCACGCTGGCCGAAAGGTTCAGGAGACTTCCCGCACTTGATCCGGCCGACTTGCGGCGGGATCTGGACGAGATCATCGATCCCCGGGTCTGA
- a CDS encoding APC family permease — MDEKPAENGHHLERTLTLWPIVLFGIAYITPFIVLTTFGVFSEVANGTLASAYAITTVAMIFTAVSYGKMARLFPNAGSAYTYSRGAIGDRVGFMVGWAVLLDYFFLPMVVWLIGTAYLTDQFPAIPGWVFLLAFIILTTGLNIIGIRVATRVNIALISFQVLVLLFFLGFSLGHVIGDDGIGGVLSVEPFWNSASTISAISAGAAITAYSFIGFDAVSTFAEEAKNPRKTIPRAIILTAGIAGVIFVIVAYVVQLVHPGGVFENADSAPLDIAKMIAGDFFGSIFLATVIVAQFTAGVPIQAAGARLMYAMGRDEALPKRIFAYVSDHFHTPIINLLLTGAIGLLALGLTVSSSTSFINFGAFTAFAAVNISVIAYYLRHREEKQLNPLSWILQPLIGLAVIIWLMTHLDSHALILGGCWLVVGLIWLAFLTKGFSKPPPEMHMAEDEIEEPDKSAAPA; from the coding sequence ATGGACGAAAAGCCGGCCGAGAACGGCCACCACCTCGAACGGACCCTGACCCTCTGGCCGATCGTCCTTTTCGGGATTGCCTACATCACCCCGTTCATCGTCCTCACCACCTTCGGGGTTTTCTCCGAGGTGGCGAACGGAACCCTGGCCTCCGCCTACGCGATCACCACGGTCGCGATGATCTTCACCGCGGTCAGCTACGGCAAGATGGCCCGGCTCTTCCCCAACGCCGGTTCCGCCTACACCTACTCTCGCGGGGCGATAGGCGACCGGGTGGGTTTCATGGTCGGCTGGGCGGTGCTGCTCGACTACTTCTTCCTGCCGATGGTGGTCTGGCTGATCGGCACCGCCTATCTCACCGACCAGTTCCCGGCGATTCCCGGCTGGGTTTTCCTGCTGGCCTTCATCATCCTCACCACCGGGCTGAACATCATCGGGATCCGGGTCGCGACCCGGGTGAACATCGCCCTGATCTCCTTCCAGGTTCTGGTGCTGCTCTTCTTCCTCGGTTTTTCGCTCGGTCACGTGATCGGCGACGACGGCATCGGCGGGGTGCTCAGCGTCGAACCGTTCTGGAACTCGGCCTCCACGATCTCCGCGATCTCGGCCGGAGCCGCGATCACCGCCTACAGCTTCATCGGCTTCGATGCGGTCAGTACCTTCGCCGAGGAAGCGAAGAATCCGCGCAAGACGATCCCCAGGGCGATCATCCTCACTGCCGGGATCGCCGGGGTGATCTTCGTGATCGTCGCCTACGTGGTTCAGCTGGTTCATCCGGGTGGCGTGTTCGAGAACGCGGACAGCGCCCCGCTCGACATCGCCAAGATGATCGCCGGGGACTTCTTCGGCTCGATCTTCCTCGCCACCGTGATCGTCGCCCAGTTCACCGCCGGGGTGCCGATCCAGGCGGCTGGTGCCCGGCTGATGTACGCGATGGGTCGGGACGAGGCCCTGCCGAAACGGATCTTCGCCTACGTTTCCGATCACTTCCACACCCCGATCATCAACCTGCTTCTGACCGGGGCGATCGGTTTGCTCGCCCTCGGTTTGACCGTGTCCTCCTCAACCTCGTTCATCAACTTCGGGGCATTCACGGCGTTCGCGGCGGTGAACATCAGTGTGATCGCCTACTACCTCCGTCATCGCGAGGAGAAGCAGCTCAACCCGCTCTCCTGGATCCTCCAGCCGCTGATCGGGTTGGCGGTGATCATCTGGCTGATGACCCATCTCGACTCCCACGCGCTGATCCTCGGCGGCTGCTGGCTGGTGGTCGGTCTGATCTGGCTGGCCTTCCTGACCAAGGGTTTCAGCAAACCCCCGCCGGAGATGCACATGGCCGAGGACGAGATCGAGGAACCGGACAAGTCGGCCGCACCCGCCTGA
- a CDS encoding carbon-nitrogen hydrolase family protein, translating into MPRVLTTLSVQAPPRDPATAVAEMRDELLGLIEEFPRTELAFYPEFHLVRVHGNPEERARAYRRLAEPLDGERVSGLRELAREGGIWLVPGTVIESGENGEMFNTLVAISPDGELRASYRKIFPWRPFEPFDPGSELVVFEMDGFGKVGLAICYDIWFPEIVRNLAWLGAELILCPHQTSTRDRDHELILARANAIQNQVFVLNVNAAEPVGTGRSILVDPQGLVQYQAPSESAAVLTDTIDFEQVTTTREYGTAALNRMWSQTRPGDPIVPLPLYEGNLDPDRWNPKGRK; encoded by the coding sequence GTGCCAAGGGTTCTGACAACGCTTTCGGTTCAGGCTCCCCCGCGTGATCCGGCAACGGCGGTCGCCGAGATGCGTGACGAGCTGCTCGGCCTGATCGAGGAGTTCCCCCGGACCGAGTTGGCCTTCTATCCCGAGTTTCATCTGGTCCGGGTTCACGGCAACCCGGAGGAACGGGCCCGGGCGTACCGCAGGCTGGCCGAACCGCTGGACGGCGAACGGGTGTCGGGACTTCGCGAGCTGGCCCGGGAAGGCGGGATCTGGCTGGTGCCCGGGACGGTGATCGAAAGCGGCGAGAACGGGGAGATGTTCAACACCCTGGTCGCCATCTCCCCCGACGGGGAACTGCGAGCGTCCTACCGGAAGATCTTTCCCTGGCGTCCCTTCGAGCCGTTCGATCCCGGTTCCGAGCTGGTCGTGTTCGAGATGGATGGTTTCGGGAAGGTGGGTCTCGCGATCTGTTACGACATCTGGTTTCCGGAGATCGTCCGCAACCTGGCCTGGCTCGGCGCCGAGCTGATCCTCTGCCCGCATCAGACCTCCACCCGTGACCGTGACCACGAACTGATCCTGGCTCGCGCCAACGCGATCCAGAATCAGGTGTTCGTGCTGAACGTGAACGCGGCCGAACCGGTCGGCACCGGACGCAGCATCCTGGTCGATCCGCAGGGGCTGGTCCAGTACCAGGCTCCCAGCGAGTCGGCCGCGGTGCTCACCGACACGATCGACTTCGAACAGGTCACGACCACCCGGGAGTACGGAACCGCCGCCCTCAACCGGATGTGGTCCCAGACCCGTCCGGGGGACCCGATCGTCCCGCTACCGCTTTACGAAGGAAACCTCGACCCTGACCGCTGGAACCCGAAAGGAAGAAAGTAG
- a CDS encoding 3-hydroxybutyryl-CoA dehydrogenase, whose amino-acid sequence MSGEPFSRIGVLGGGIMGTGIAEVCAKADLDVILVEAEPAFAEKAGQRLERSLERAVGKGKLEADAAERALANLAFTSDFDALADRDLVVEAITEQKEVKLAAFERLASVVTDEAAIIASNTSSIPIVELGHVTGTRADRVLGLHFFNPVPVLSLVEIIPSLLTADETTARARRFVTDQLGKDPIEAPDRAGFTVNALLVPYLLSAIRMFEQGLASAEDIDEGMVKGCAHPMGPLALADLIGLDTVKGVADTLYAEHREQLYAPPPMLLRLVSAGLLGRKSGRGFYNYER is encoded by the coding sequence ATGAGCGGCGAACCCTTCAGCCGGATCGGGGTGCTCGGGGGCGGGATCATGGGCACCGGAATCGCCGAGGTCTGCGCCAAGGCGGATCTCGACGTGATCCTGGTCGAGGCCGAACCGGCCTTCGCCGAAAAGGCCGGGCAGCGACTCGAGCGGTCGCTGGAACGGGCGGTCGGGAAAGGGAAGCTCGAGGCAGACGCCGCCGAACGGGCGCTCGCCAACCTCGCCTTCACATCCGACTTCGACGCCCTCGCCGACCGTGACCTCGTGGTCGAGGCGATCACCGAACAGAAGGAGGTGAAGCTGGCCGCGTTCGAACGGCTGGCCTCGGTGGTTACGGACGAAGCGGCGATCATCGCCTCGAACACCTCCTCGATCCCGATCGTGGAACTCGGTCACGTGACCGGCACCCGGGCCGACCGGGTGCTCGGGCTGCACTTCTTCAACCCGGTGCCGGTGCTTTCGCTGGTCGAGATCATTCCGTCACTCCTCACCGCCGACGAAACCACCGCCCGGGCCCGCCGGTTCGTTACGGACCAGCTCGGCAAGGATCCGATCGAGGCCCCGGACCGGGCCGGTTTCACGGTCAACGCCCTGCTGGTTCCGTACCTGCTCTCGGCGATTCGCATGTTCGAGCAGGGTCTGGCCAGTGCCGAGGACATCGACGAGGGCATGGTCAAGGGCTGCGCCCACCCGATGGGACCGCTCGCCCTCGCCGACCTGATCGGCCTCGACACGGTCAAGGGGGTCGCCGACACCCTCTACGCGGAACACCGCGAGCAGCTCTACGCACCCCCGCCGATGCTGCTCCGCCTGGTCTCCGCCGGCCTGCTCGGCCGCAAGTCCGGCCGCGGCTTTTACAACTACGAGAGATGA
- a CDS encoding acyl-CoA dehydrogenase family protein, with translation MTTTATRPEIRPDDFLNIDHLLSEEEITIRDTVRSFVADRVLPDVGDWFEEGYLPRELASELGELGLLGMHLDGYGCAGASATAYGLACLELEAGDSGVRSLVSVQGSLAMFAIHRWGSEEQKERWLPGMAAGEKIGCFGLTEPDSGSDPGSMRTRARRDGSDWILNGTKAWITNGTVADVAVVWATTDEGIRGFLVPAGTPGFSAPEIKKKMSLRASITSELVLDDVRLPAEARLPEANSLRGPLSCLNEARYGIVWGAVGAARACLEAALSYAGERIQFDRPIASFQIQQQKLATMALEVNRATLLALHLGRLKDEGLLASEQVSLGKLGNVNAALEVARSARQVLGANGITLEYPVIRHMNNLESVVTYEGTADVHALVVGGALTGIQAFR, from the coding sequence ATGACAACCACCGCCACCAGACCGGAGATCCGTCCGGACGACTTTCTCAACATCGACCACCTGCTCTCCGAGGAGGAGATCACCATCCGCGACACGGTCCGCTCCTTCGTGGCCGACCGGGTGCTGCCCGATGTCGGGGACTGGTTCGAGGAGGGCTATCTGCCACGCGAGTTGGCTTCCGAGCTCGGTGAGCTCGGCCTGCTCGGCATGCATCTCGACGGCTACGGCTGTGCCGGGGCGAGCGCCACCGCCTACGGGCTTGCCTGCCTCGAACTCGAGGCCGGTGACAGCGGGGTGCGCAGCCTGGTTTCGGTGCAGGGGTCGCTGGCGATGTTTGCGATCCACCGCTGGGGATCCGAGGAGCAGAAAGAACGGTGGCTTCCGGGAATGGCGGCGGGTGAGAAGATCGGCTGCTTCGGCCTGACCGAGCCCGACTCCGGCTCCGATCCCGGATCGATGCGGACCCGGGCCCGCCGGGACGGATCCGACTGGATCCTGAACGGGACCAAGGCCTGGATCACCAACGGAACCGTCGCCGACGTCGCCGTGGTCTGGGCCACCACCGACGAGGGCATCCGCGGCTTCCTCGTGCCCGCCGGAACCCCCGGGTTCAGTGCCCCCGAGATCAAGAAGAAGATGTCGCTGAGAGCCTCGATCACCTCGGAGCTGGTGCTGGATGACGTGCGCCTGCCGGCCGAGGCGAGACTGCCGGAGGCGAACTCGCTGCGCGGCCCGCTTTCCTGCCTGAACGAGGCCCGTTACGGGATCGTCTGGGGGGCCGTCGGGGCGGCCCGGGCCTGCCTCGAGGCGGCGCTCTCCTACGCCGGCGAGCGGATTCAGTTCGACCGGCCGATCGCCTCCTTCCAGATCCAGCAGCAGAAGCTGGCGACGATGGCGCTGGAGGTCAACCGGGCCACCCTGCTGGCGCTCCATCTCGGACGGCTCAAGGACGAGGGCCTGCTCGCCTCCGAGCAGGTCAGCCTCGGCAAGCTCGGCAACGTGAACGCGGCGCTGGAGGTCGCCCGGAGCGCCCGCCAGGTTCTGGGCGCCAACGGGATCACCCTCGAGTATCCGGTTATTAGACACATGAACAACCTCGAATCGGTGGTCACCTACGAGGGCACCGCGGACGTCCACGCCCTGGTGGTCGGCGGGGCCCTGACCGGAATCCAGGCGTTCCGATGA
- a CDS encoding zinc-binding dehydrogenase, which produces MIAITSSEAKAEQLTALGADTAVILEDGQFGKQVWKATGKQGVDMMVDFTGEVTWPQSLRSVKQGGRLVTCGATTGYEAETDLRYVWVREIDIRGSDGWTRDGLLELVRNVESGELDPVIHAIFPLSRSGEALAEMEERRAFGKVIVLPDSIFEAFDHPAKK; this is translated from the coding sequence GTGATCGCGATCACCAGCTCCGAAGCCAAAGCCGAGCAGCTCACCGCCCTCGGTGCCGACACCGCCGTGATCCTTGAGGACGGGCAGTTCGGCAAGCAGGTCTGGAAGGCGACCGGCAAGCAGGGGGTGGACATGATGGTCGACTTCACCGGCGAGGTCACCTGGCCACAGTCCCTCAGATCCGTGAAGCAGGGTGGCCGGCTGGTCACCTGCGGGGCCACCACCGGCTACGAAGCGGAGACCGACCTGCGCTATGTATGGGTGCGTGAGATCGACATCCGCGGCTCCGACGGCTGGACCAGGGACGGCCTGCTGGAATTGGTCCGCAACGTGGAAAGCGGTGAACTGGACCCGGTGATCCACGCGATCTTCCCGCTCTCCCGGTCCGGTGAAGCGCTGGCCGAGATGGAGGAGCGCCGCGCCTTCGGCAAGGTGATCGTCCTGCCGGACTCGATCTTCGAGGCTTTCGACCACCCCGCCAAGAAGTAA